GAAAATCAAGAAAGTTATCGAACTTTTAAAGTTAAAATAGACGGTTCTAATGAAAGTGTTTTATTTACACCAACACCATAACAAAGGAGATATACTAACATGAGAATGGTTGATTTAATTTCTAAAAAAAGGGAAGGTTTATCATTATCTAGAGATGAAATTCAATACATAATAAAAGGGTATACGGATGGAACCATCCCTGATTATCAAATGTCAGCTTGGGCAATGGCCGTATTTTTTCAAGGATTAGATGCGAAAGAAACCTCGGAATTAACAATGGAAATGGCATGCTCTGGAGATCAAGTTGATTTGTCAGGAATAAAAGGCATTAAAGTAGATAAACATTCAACTGGTGGTGTAGGGGATAAAACAAGCTTAATTGTTGTTCCATTAGTAGCTTCAGTAGGTGTTCCTGTTGCAAAAATGTCAGGCAGAGGACTTGGTCATACAGGAGGTACGGTTGATAAATTAGAGTCTATTGAAGGATTTAAGATCGAGTTGACTAAAGAGCAGTTCTTTCAAAATGTAAATGAGTTTAAAATGGCACTTGTTGGACAAAGTGGAAACTTAACGCCAGCAGATAAAAAGTTATATGGTTTGAGAGATGTTACAGGAACAGTGAACTCGATGCCTCTGATAGCAAGCTCCATCATGAGTAAAAAAATTGCCTCTGGTGCAGATGCAATTGTATTAGATGTAAAGGTTGGAGCAGGTGCATTCATGAAATCTTTAGAGGATGCAAAGGAATTAGCAAAGACGATGGTTTCTATCGGTAATCATTTAAACAGAAAAACGGTAGCGGTAATCACAGATATGAATCAACCTTTAGGTTTTGAAATCGGAAATGCAAATGAAGTGAGAGAAGCGATTGAGGTTCTAAGCGGAAAAGGAGAAGAGAGGTTAACAAAAGTGTGTTTGACACTTGCATCTCATATGGCGGTAGCGGGACAAGTATATCCTGATTTTAATACAGCTTATAAGCAGTTGGAAGAAGTATTAAATACAGGACAAGCTGTTGAAACTTTTGCAAAATTTGTTGAAGCACAGGGTGGAGATCCAGAACTAGTAACCCAACCAGAAAAACTACCTCAGGCCAAGTATCATATTAATGTAATTGCGGAACAATCAGGCTATATTCAAGACATCAATGCAGAATCTATAGGTTATGCGGCTATGTACCTTGGTGCAGGCAGAAAAACAAAAGAAGATCAAATTGATTATTCTGTTGGCATTACTTTAAAGAAAAAAGTAGCAGATGAG
The window above is part of the Chengkuizengella sp. SCS-71B genome. Proteins encoded here:
- a CDS encoding pyrimidine-nucleoside phosphorylase; amino-acid sequence: MRMVDLISKKREGLSLSRDEIQYIIKGYTDGTIPDYQMSAWAMAVFFQGLDAKETSELTMEMACSGDQVDLSGIKGIKVDKHSTGGVGDKTSLIVVPLVASVGVPVAKMSGRGLGHTGGTVDKLESIEGFKIELTKEQFFQNVNEFKMALVGQSGNLTPADKKLYGLRDVTGTVNSMPLIASSIMSKKIASGADAIVLDVKVGAGAFMKSLEDAKELAKTMVSIGNHLNRKTVAVITDMNQPLGFEIGNANEVREAIEVLSGKGEERLTKVCLTLASHMAVAGQVYPDFNTAYKQLEEVLNTGQAVETFAKFVEAQGGDPELVTQPEKLPQAKYHINVIAEQSGYIQDINAESIGYAAMYLGAGRKTKEDQIDYSVGITLKKKVADEVSVGEVIAVIHSNNKEVQDSLDLIQQSVKISTESVDELPIIYEIIE